The Arcanobacterium wilhelmae region TCAGCCCAGCAACCATCGCAAGGCGGAAATCCGAATGCCCTCGCAGGTGAACACGAATCACTGCGCCGTGCGGCTCGCGCCCGCGCAAGATAAACCAGGCGAGCTGCGCGGAGGAAACCAGCACGTCACGCAACAACGCCCACAGCAAAATCGCCACACCGAGCGGGCGGAAGCGACCGTCGAACGGCGCCGTGGGGAACGGGGTCACCGTAGTGACCAGCAGCGCCACCAGGAATCCGGCCACCACGTTGCCGGTCGACGGATCTCCCCACAGGAACACCCACACGGCCGTGAGCCCGATCAGCAGGCCCACCGAGGCGTGCGGGAAGCGGCCCGGGCGCCGGGTGGCGTAGCGGATTGCGTCGCGCGCCTTGCTCATCGTGCGTCTCCTTCCCGGCCTGCGGGCGCCTGCTCGGTCGGCGATTTTCCGCCGGCTACTTCACTGACATAAAATTTTGGTTCGTTTTTTGGCTCCTCAGGCCCGATATGGAGCTGAGAGCCAGTTTTTGCGCCCAAAATTTTCAGTCCCCCGAGTACAGTGCCCTCGGCAACGCCTTTCGGTCGCTCCCACGGTTCGGCCGCCGCCTTGTATTCGCCCGCGCCCTGACCGCGATCCGGCAACACTGCCACAATGTAGGGCGAGCGGGCGAAGAGGCGGCCGGCGGTGGCGTCCGCATAAGCGTTCATCGGGCCGGCCGCCAGCGAAATCCCCACGGAGATCGCTACGAGCGTGCCGGCAGCCGCAGTCATCAGCGGCGGGATAGGCTTCGACTCAAGCTTTTCAGGGGCATCTTGCCAGAAGGTCATGTTCCATGCGCGGGTCACGGCGTAGAGCGTGAGGAGCGAGGTGATCAGGCCAGCGGCGATCAACACCCAGTCCGCGGCCCAGCCACGGTCCGCGCTCGCCGCGAGCAACCCCACCTTTCCGAAGAAGCCCGACAGCGGCGGGATACCTGCCAAGTTGAGCGCCGGAATCAGGTACAGCGCGGCGATCCCGGGCGCGAGCTTCGCAAGCGAGCCGAGCTTGGCCAGGTTCGTGCTCCCGCCTCTGCGCTCCACCAAGCCGACTACCAGGAAGAGCGCGGTCTGCACGGTGATGTGGTGGATCGCGTAGTAGATCGTGGCGCCGATCCCGCCTGGTGATGAGGTGGAAATCCCCCACAGCATGTAGCCAATATGCGACACGAGCGTAAAGGACAGCAGACGCTTAATGTCCTGCTGGGCCACTGCGCCCAGGATGCCGATCACCATCGTGGCGATCGCGAACACGCCAAGGATCTGATCGAGCTGCGGCCCGGGGAAGAGCAGGGTTTGCGTGCGGATCATTCCGTACACGCCCACCTTGGTGAGCAAGCCTGCGAATACGGCCGTCACGGGCGCGGGCGCCGTCGGGTAGGAATCGGGCAGCCACGCGCCCAGCGGGAACACTGCCGCTTTGATCCCGAAACCGATCAGCAGCATCACCTGGATCGTCACCGCGAGGGCCGGATCAATCTCCGGCAGGCGTAGCGCCACCTGCGCGAGGTTCACCGAGCCGACCGCCGCATACACCAGCGCGATCGCGATCAGGAATACCACGGACGAAATCAGGGAAACCACCACATACACGGTTCCCGAGCGCACACGATCGCGCGTGCCGCCCAGCGTGATCAGCACGAACGAGGCACACAGCAAGATCTCGAACCCCACGTAAATGTTGAACAAATCGCCGGAGAGGAACGCGTTGGAAACTCCGGCCGAGAGCAGGAGGAATGCTGGATGGTAGACGGCGATCGGGGCTGCGCGTTCGCCGTCGGCGGCGCCTTGCGCCAGCGAGTAGACGAGCACGAGGAGCGTCACGGTGACAGATGTGAGCAGCATGAGCGAGCTCAAGCCGTCGGCCACGAGCACGATCCCGATCGGCGCGGCCCACTGCCCGATGTTCAGCACCACCGGGCCGTTCGCTGCCATCACCACCAGTGCGATCGCCACAGCGAGCACCGCGGCGAGCACCCCGCCCGAGACCCACGCCTGGTTGCGGCGCGCCCGCCCGCTCACGAGCGAGACTCCCGCGCCGAGTAGCGGCAACACCACCGGGAGGGCGATTAAAAAGTTCCAGTTCATCGCGCGCCTC contains the following coding sequences:
- a CDS encoding Na+/H+ antiporter subunit E — its product is MSKARDAIRYATRRPGRFPHASVGLLIGLTAVWVFLWGDPSTGNVVAGFLVALLVTTVTPFPTAPFDGRFRPLGVAILLWALLRDVLVSSAQLAWFILRGREPHGAVIRVHLRGHSDFRLAMVAGLTAIVPGSVVIETHRETSTVYVHVFDVGQAGGIEGVHRSVLEVEEHVLRAFASHDELLAAGFVPGSRTSAGRLPTPFAPVTGEEGER
- a CDS encoding Na+/H+ antiporter subunit D, which produces MNWNFLIALPVVLPLLGAGVSLVSGRARRNQAWVSGGVLAAVLAVAIALVVMAANGPVVLNIGQWAAPIGIVLVADGLSSLMLLTSVTVTLLVLVYSLAQGAADGERAAPIAVYHPAFLLLSAGVSNAFLSGDLFNIYVGFEILLCASFVLITLGGTRDRVRSGTVYVVVSLISSVVFLIAIALVYAAVGSVNLAQVALRLPEIDPALAVTIQVMLLIGFGIKAAVFPLGAWLPDSYPTAPAPVTAVFAGLLTKVGVYGMIRTQTLLFPGPQLDQILGVFAIATMVIGILGAVAQQDIKRLLSFTLVSHIGYMLWGISTSSPGGIGATIYYAIHHITVQTALFLVVGLVERRGGSTNLAKLGSLAKLAPGIAALYLIPALNLAGIPPLSGFFGKVGLLAASADRGWAADWVLIAAGLITSLLTLYAVTRAWNMTFWQDAPEKLESKPIPPLMTAAAGTLVAISVGISLAAGPMNAYADATAGRLFARSPYIVAVLPDRGQGAGEYKAAAEPWERPKGVAEGTVLGGLKILGAKTGSQLHIGPEEPKNEPKFYVSEVAGGKSPTEQAPAGREGDAR